Sequence from the Clostridium botulinum genome:
TTGTATCCTCTATGATTAAAGGCTTTCAATATAATATTCCTAACTTATAGGTCATAGGTATGATGTAATTCCTTTGAACTTTTAAATATTCAATTTCAGCATTTTGTTTTACTATTATTTCATCTTTTGTAAGATCACGCTTACATTACGTACATATTTATTGTTTGATAGTACTTCTATGTCTTTATCTTAAACTATTTTTTTATTCATTTCTTATTCACTGCATAAATTTATTGTACAAAAAAGACTCTATATAGAGTCTTTTTTTTAATTTAATAATCCTTTTTGATGTAACAAATATTTTAATTTTGTATTGTTGTAAGAATTCCATTTTCAAAATACAGATAGTTATATCCATCATAAACCCATTGTTCATATGTTCCATATTTAGTAGTTGTTTTATTTATTTCGTTTGGTCTTCCCCAGTTTGATACTAAAACTTGGTCTTCAGTCATACCAATACTAACACCTTTAGAAAAAGATTCAGGTACATCATTTGACCATGCTCCACTAGAATTTAAGTAATAATCTTTAATTTTTATGTCATGAGCCATGTATCCATTTGAATAAAAATAATACCAATTTTCATCAATATATCTCCATCCTTTGGCATATGAATTGCCTTCTTTGTACCACCAACCAGTAGAATCATGTATCCATTCTGCACTTGTATTATTATCAACATTTTCTTCTATCTTAGCTCCATCTGCCCCTACCTTATAACCATTAATTTTATCATTTACAAGCAAAGAACCATCTGCTTTAAAATAATACTCTTTGCCATTTTTATCTTTCATCCAACCAGTTTGCCTTATTCCATCTGAATTTAAATAATACCAATTTTTACTATCTCTGTCATAAAACCAATTGTCTCTTATGGGATTTCCTATAGAATCATTATATTGCCACTGTCCATTTACTTGTACCCATTGATTTGTTTTTGTAATTGCATTTGCTTTTATTGGATTTTCTGCTAATGCTGAAATCCCTATTAATAAACTAGCTATTACCTTTATTAATTTTGATCTTTTCACTTTACTCCCCTCCTATTTTTAGTTAACATATTGTTTTGTTCTTTATGTTATCCATTTTATATTTTACCACTTATTAACATTTATATATTTCTATTATTAAAAAAATACCCACATCCACAGATCCTAAAATCTATAAATGTGAGTATTTATATAAGTATATCTTCTCCTAGCCTATTTTAATGATGATAAAAGTACAGATATCTTCATTACACACTATTGAATATTTCCGTTGTTATGACCAAGATTATACTGTAACAAGTATTATCTTAGTCATATTTTCTATTGTATTGGAACTATTATTTTAGAAACTTTTTTAGAGCCTCTACAAAATGTTACATTTAAATTCACACTATCTGCTGGTATTCCGTAAGTAACACTTGCCTTGCACTTACCTCCTACTGGTGTATTTTTAGGATTTCTATTTTCATCAAATACTGGATATGTGCTTAATACATTTCCTTCATCATCTAAAACTTGAAATGCAAATTCATCTATATACAAATCTTGATTTGTCTCTGTTCCAAAACTTTCATTAGCATAAGTATAGTTTAACATCACTACTTTAGTAACTTGTTTTTCAGAGAATTCATTTCTTTTATCAGTAGCTGTTGCACTTTCAATTGTCAATGTATAAGTTCCATGTTCTGTATCTACAGTGAATGGTTCATTTAATATCATTTCTTTAATGTCATTATTTTTATTATCATCTGATTTTTTATTATCAAAAGTAGATGCCTTCATGCCAATTAATAGAGTGCTTAATGAATCATCATTATTAACTTTCCATTTACCATCTATCTTAGTTAATGAGATATCGCCTGTCCTATCTACATATGTTGTATTGTTAATGCTCTCAGTTAATATATCTTCAAATAATTTATTTTGCTCTTCTTTACTAATCTCATTACCTGAAAATGACTGTGCTAAAGCAGTTGAAAATGCTTTCTGCATAAATTCTGACATTACCTTTGATATAT
This genomic interval carries:
- a CDS encoding DUF4878 domain-containing protein; translation: MNKLKKILPIIVVFVLAIGIYGCGTKSPTNVVKSYLEEVKKGENADFTNLLNDKLDKTEDKGETTKDDQYSNETTKQLIATMNKITYTVKSEKIDGDSAVVNIDINGPDISKVMSEFMQKAFSTALAQSFSGNEISKEEQNKLFEDILTESINNTTYVDRTGDISLTKIDGKWKVNNDDSLSTLLIGMKASTFDNKKSDDNKNNDIKEMILNEPFTVDTEHGTYTLTIESATATDKRNEFSEKQVTKVVMLNYTYANESFGTETNQDLYIDEFAFQVLDDEGNVLSTYPVFDENRNPKNTPVGGKCKASVTYGIPADSVNLNVTFCRGSKKVSKIIVPIQ
- a CDS encoding 1,4-beta-N-acetylmuramidase, which codes for MKRSKLIKVIASLLIGISALAENPIKANAITKTNQWVQVNGQWQYNDSIGNPIRDNWFYDRDSKNWYYLNSDGIRQTGWMKDKNGKEYYFKADGSLLVNDKINGYKVGADGAKIEENVDNNTSAEWIHDSTGWWYKEGNSYAKGWRYIDENWYYFYSNGYMAHDIKIKDYYLNSSGAWSNDVPESFSKGVSIGMTEDQVLVSNWGRPNEINKTTTKYGTYEQWVYDGYNYLYFENGILTTIQN